The window TCCCCCGCCAGGTCGGCCCAATGCAAATCATCGCCTACGACATCCCGCAAGGCTGTAGCGCCGCTTACTACCCCGAATGCAACCCGCTGGTGCCGCTCTGGCACCACGCTGAACGCAGCAAAGTACCGGCGGCCAAGTCCGTGCCGATAGTCCTGAGTCGGGCGGCGCCGCCGGCCAACTCCAACGGGGTGGTTCCGGAGGGTGATCAGGTGAATTGATACAGCCCCGAACCCTGTAGGAGCTGCCGCAGGCTGCGAAAGCGGCCTTCCTGATAAAGCGCCTTCGCAGCCATCGGCAGCTCCTACAAACATTGATCACCCATTTGCGCACAACAAAAAGCCCGCAGCGTTTGAACGCTGCGGGCTTTTTCGTTTAGCCGGATGGAGCGAGTTTCCTAGAACGGAATATCGTCATCAAAGCTGTCGAAATCCGCTGCCGGTTGTGGCGCCTGCTGTTGCGGGGCCGGGCGGGATTCGCGTTGTGGCTGTTGCTGTGGCGCGGACTGCTGAGGGCGCGACTGCTGTGGACGTGGTGCGGAGTTCTGATAACCGCCGCCACCTTGGCCTTGTGGAGCGCCGTCGTTTTGTGGACGGCCGCCCAGCAGTTGCATGGTGCCTTGCATGTCGACGACGATTTCAGTCGTGTAACGCTTGATACCGTCTTTTTCCCATTCGCGGGTCTGCAGCTTGCCTTCGATGTAAACCTGGGAACCCTTGCGCAGGTATTCGCCAGCGATCTCGGCAACTTTGCCGAACATCGAAACACGGTGCCATTCAGTCTTTTCGACCTTCTGACCGGTTTGTTTGTCGGTCCACTGTTCGCTGGTCGCCAGACTCAGGTT of the Paucimonas lemoignei genome contains:
- the ssb_2 gene encoding Ssb; amino-acid sequence: MARGVNKVILVGTCGQDPEVRYLPNGNAVTNLSLATSEQWTDKQTGQKVEKTEWHRVSMFGKVAEIAGEYLRKGSQVYIEGKLQTREWEKDGIKRYTTEIVVDMQGTMQLLGGRPQNDGAPQGQGGGGYQNSAPRPQQSRPQQSAPQQQPQRESRPAPQQQAPQPAADFDSFDDDIPF